The following is a genomic window from Staphylococcus capitis subsp. capitis.
TTTGTTATTGATAGAGAGGGTAAAGTAGTAGGCAAGTATCTTCCTTATGACTCTCCAGAAGAGATGGAGGAATTCATTAAAGAATTATTAAATGAATAAATGATGATGTGTTAGCTCTCTTTTAAGTCGAAGTGACTTTTAAGAGAGTTTTTAGTATTTAATCTTTAAAAATTAATGATGAATATTTACACTGGTATCTTGACTTTCAAATTAAAAGTAGTTAAAGTAGTAAACATAATTATTCTGACAATTCAGATAGGAATTTAAGTGTTTGAATGAATTTATGAAATGAGGGGGGATCATAAATTGATGTCAGTAGATAAGATTACGTATGATAGTTTTACGGGTGATCCTTTTATCGACACTATCGATGCTGACGACCAAACCAAAGGTGCCTACCAAATATTAGAATGGGCTTACCAAATCTATGGTGACGATATCGTCTATTCATGTAGTTTTGGGGCTGAAAGCATGGTGCTTATCGATTTAATTTATCAAATTAAACCAGATGCACAGATCGTCTTTTTAGATACAGACTTACATTTCCAAGAAACTTACGATTTAATTGATAGAGTGAAAGAGAAATATCCACGACTTCGAATTAAAATGAAAAAACCAGAACTTACATTAGAAGAACAGGCTAATAAATATAATCCCGCTCTATGGAAGAATAATCCTAATCAATGTTGTTATATTCGCAAGATTAAACCACTTGAGGAAGTTTTATCTGGCGTGGTAGCATGGGTTTCAGGATTAAGACGTGCCCAATCACCAACACGTGCAAACACGGACTTTATTAATAAAGATGAACGATTTAAATCAGTTAAAGTATGTCCGCTTATTTATTGGACTGAAGACGAGGTTTGGGACTATATCAAGAGCAATGATTTACCTTACAATGAATTGCATGATCAACATTATCCTAGTATCGGTTGTATCCCTTGCACTGCACCAGTATTTGACTCAAATGATTCTCGTGCTGGCAGATGGTCTAATTTCGAAAAAACTGAATGCGGCTTACATGTTGCAGACAAACCATAATAAGGTAATCAAAATTTCTTGACTTCAAAACATAGTATTCCGATAAGATATAACCAAAAACTTACTTTGTTATAGTAAAACTCATTTAAAAAATGCTGAAGCATAAAATAATTCTCGGCTGTAAATGAATAGGGATGGATGTATTGTGTATCACTCTCTTTCATTTACTGTCGTGAATATTTAGTACATACTAGAATAAACGATATTGGAAACATTTTCAGAAATAAATATAAACAAATATCGGGATAATTAAGATAAGAGGTGTATATGATTGAACTTAAGTGTCACTAATAGCCCCTTTACTGAAGGGCAAGCAGCACAGATTAATGAATTACTCCAAACTTTAACACCAGAACAACAAACTTGGTTAAGTGGCTACCTCATGGCAAACCAATCATCGAATGCTACAAGTGAGGGAGCTTCTGACAATATAGCATCATCTTCAACGTCTTCAGTAAGTCAAGAAACTGAAGCCATGTTACATCGAAAAGAGCCTGAAGTAACGCCAGAACAACGCTCGATTACTATTCTTTATGGTTCTGAAACAGGTAATGCACAAGGGTTAGCAGAAATCTTTGAAGAACGTTTATCTAACATTGGAAATGATGTCACACTTAAATCTATGGACGACTTCAAGCCTAAAGATCTTAAAAAAGTTGAAGATCTATTTATTGTGACTGCAACGCATGGGGAAGGTGACCCTCCAGATAATGCTGTAGAATTGCATGAATATATCCATGGTCGTAAAGCGCCTAAATTAGATGGTGTAAGATTCTCAGTTTTAGCATTAGGAGACCAAACTTATGAATTCTTCTGTCAAACTGGTAAAGACTTTGATAACCGCCTTGTAGAATTAGGTGCTGAGAGAATTTATGACCGTGTCGATTGCGATGTTGATTATGATGAAGACGCTGAAAAGTGGATGGCGAATGTCATCAATGCGATAGATTCAACACCAGCAGGCACTGACAGTGAACAAGTGGTAAGTGAGTCTATTAAATCCGCAAAGGAGAAGAAATATTCAAAGTCTAATCCTTATGAAGCCGAAGTCTTAACGAATATTAATTTAAATGGTAGAGGTTCAAATAAAGAAACAAGACACATTGAATTATTACTTGATAATTTCGGTGAAGAATATGAACCTGGCGATTGTATTGTTGTCTTACCTCAAAATGATCCAGCCCTCGTCGACTTGCTCGTCAGTACATTAGTATGGAGTCCGGACACGCAAGTGTTAATTAATGAAGATGGCGATACACTTAATTTTGAAGATGCATTAACTTCTCATTTTGAAATAACGAAGTTAACAAAACCTTTAGTTGAGAATGCGGCAACGTTCTTTAACAATGATGAACTTAGCGAGAAAGTTCAAGACAAGGAATGGATTCAAAATTATATAGAAGGTCGCGACCTCATTGATTTATTAAATGATTTTGCAACAACTGAACTCCAGCCAGAAAATATGTATCAATTACTCAGAAAGTTACCACCGAGAGAGTACTCAATTTCAAGTAGTTATAAAGCAACGCCTGATGAGGTGCATATTACGGTGGGCGCTGTAAGATATAACGCGCATGGTCGTGATCGTACAGGTGTATGCTCAGTACAGTTTGCGGAGAGAATTCAAGAAGGTGATACGGTTCCAATTTACTTGAAACGTAATCCAAATTTTAAATTCCCTCAAAACGAAGAGACCCCAGTGATTATGATAGGTCCGGGAACTGGTGTTGCGCCATTCAGATCTTATATGCAAGAACGTGAAGAGCTAGGATTTGAAGGTCATACATGGCTATTCTTTGGTGAACAACATTTCACTACTGATTTCTTATACCAAACTGAATGGCAAGAATGGCTCAATGATGGCACCCTCTCTAAGTTAGATGTGGCATTTTCAAGAGATACGGATCAAAAAGTGTATGTACAGCATAAAATTGCTGAAAATAGTGAGCAATTTAATCAATGGATTGAAAATGGTGCAGCGATTTATGTGTGCGGTGATGAGAGTAAGATGGCTAAGGATGTTCATCAAGCTATTCGTAATGTATTAGTGAAAGAACAAAATCTTTCTGAAGAAGATGCAGAAGAATACTTGAAGCAATTGAAACGAGATAAGAGATATCAACGAGACGTGTATTAATAGAAAGGATGGGGGATACATGGCTAGAACAAATAAACAAATTTCAGAAGAACTTGATAAGAATCTTGATGAAATGGAATTTTTAAAAGCCGACAGTGATTTTCTACGTGGAACAATCGAACAAGGGCTTGCCGATCCAATTACGGGCTCAATTTCACAAGATGACGCTAAGCTATTAAAGTTCCACGGAAGTTACATGCAAGACGATAGAGATTTAAGAGATGAACGTCGTAAACAAAAATTAGAACCAGCATATAGTTTTATGATACGTGTTCGTGTACCAGGGGGGAAAGCGACACCAAATCAATGGATTGCTATGGATGAAATCTCTAATAATCATGCTAATCAAACGATTAAATTGACCACAAGACAGGCATTTCAATTTCACGGAATTTTAAAGCGTAACTTAAAACAGTCTATGAAGGAGATCAACGACTCTGTCTTAGATTCAATAGCTGCTTGTGGCGATGTAAATCGTAATACGATGTGTAACCCAAATCCCTATCAATCTAAAGTTCACAAAGAAGTGAACACATATGCTACTGACATTAGTAATCATTTACTTCCAAGAACTGGCGCATATCATGAAATTTGGCTAGATGGCGAGAAAGTATTAGATTCCAGTGAGGAAAAGGAGCCGATATACGGTAATACGTATCTACCACGTAAATTTAAAATCGGTATTGCTGTACCACCCTCTAACGATATCGATGTCTATTCACAAGATATCGGACTTATTGCTATTGTAGATAACGATGAATTACTAGGATTTAATGTCACGATTGGTGGAGGTATGGGTATGACTCACGGTAATACTCAAACGTATCCACAACTAGGGCGTTTAATAGGATTCATACCAAAAGAAAAAGCCGTAGATGTTTGTGAAAAGCTTTTAACAATTCAAAGAGATTACGGTAATCGTGAAAATCGTAAAAATGCACGCTTTAAATATACAGTCGATCGTCTTGGTGAAGCTTGGGTCAAAGAAGAATTGAACCGTCGATTAGGATGGGATATTGAAGATGCACGTGACTTTGAATTTGAACATAATGGTGATCGTTTAGGTTGGATTGAGGGTAATGGCAATTGGAATTTTACGTTGTTTATTCAAAATGGACGAGTCAAAGATACTGAAGATTATAAATTGAAAACAGCACTTAGAGAAATTGCTGAAATGCATACAGGTGACTTCAGATTATCACCGAATCAAAATTTAGTAATCGCTAACGTTACACCTGAGAAAAAAGATGAAATCCAAGCTATCATTGATAAGTATGGTCTTACAGATGGTAAGAACTATACTGGATTACGTAGAAACTCTATGGCATGTGTAGCCTTTCCAACTTGTGGATTAGCGATGGCAGAATCGGAAAGATACTTACCATCTTTAATCTCTAAAATTGAAGATTTATTAGATGAAGCTGGAGTTCAGGAAGAAGAAATTACAATCCGTATGACAGGATGTCCAAATGGTTGTGCAAGACCTGCACTTGCTGAAGTCGCATTTATCGGAAAAGCACCTGGTAAATATAACATGTATTTAGGTGGTGGCTTCAAAGGTGAGCGTCTCAATAAATTGTATAAAGAAAATATCGGTGAAAATTAAATATTAGAAAGTTTACGTCCATTGTTGATGAGTTACGGTAAAGAACGACTCGAAGGCGAGCACTTTGGTGATTTCGTCATACGTTCAGGTGTGGTAGCAAAAGTCCATGATGGTCGCGACTTCCATAGCTAATCTAAAGGGGGAGTGATTAATATGGGCAAGGTATTTCTAGTTGGTGCAGGTCCTGGTGATCCTGATTTATTAACAATTAAAGGTTTAAAAGCAATTAAAAAAGCAGATGTGATTCTTTACGATCGTTTGATTAATAAAGAAATTTTAGAATTCGCCTCTCCTTCCACCAAATTCTTTTATTGTGGTAAAGATCCTAATAAGCATTCATTACCACAAGAAGAAACGAATAAAATGATGGTCACTTTAGCTAAGAAAGGGCATACTGTTACACGATTAAAAGGTGGCGATCCTTTCGTCTTTGGTAGAGGTGGCGAAGAAGCGGAAGTACTAGCAAATCACAATATTCCGTTTGAAATTGTACCTGGTATTACATCGGGTATTGCTGCACCAGCATACGCAGGTATACCTGTCACTCACAGAGATTTTAGTTCATCTGTCGCATTCGTAACCGCAGTCAATAAATCAGGTATGGATAAAGAACAATATTGGGAACATTTAGCGAATGGACCAGAAACGTTATGCGTTTATATGGGAGTTAAACGACTTCCAGAAATTTGTGATTTATTAACGAAACATGGTCGTTCATCAGAAACACCAGTCGCACTCGTTCACATGGGTACATCAATACGACAAAAAACGATTACTGGTACACTTGGTAATATTGTAGATAAGGCACATCAAATAACGAACCCAGCTATGATCATCATTGGTGATGTAGTTCGTATGCGAGAGAAGATCAATTGGTTTGTGGAGCAAGCTGATGTAAACAAATTATCAATTCCTAAAGTGACATCTAAATAGGACTGTTTTAGTTTTATCATTTATTTTCTGAAAATGAAGAAAAATAGTAAGATGAATATGACAAATACGAGGAGGGATTTACCGTGAATATGCCATTAATGTTAGATTTAACAAACAAAAAAGTTGTCGTTGTCGGTGGTGGAAAAATTGCTACACGACGTATTAAAACATTGTTAAATTACACAGAACATATTCACGTTGTAAGCCCGGCTATCACTAATCAAATAGCACAATGGGTTGAAACTCAGCGCATCACTTATTTGGAAAAATGTTTCGAACCTACTGATATTGAAGAGGCAGATATGGTAATTGCTGCTACCAATCACTCAGAGGTCAATGAAGAGGTAAGGTTATCAGTACCTGAACATGTGTTATTTAATCATGCAGAACAATCTGAATTAGGTAATGTTACGTTTCCTAATGTTTTTCGAAGGGATCGCTTAACGATTAGTGTATCCACTGAAGGTGCAAGTCCAAAGTTAGGACAACGTATTATTAATCATTTAGAGGATACATATAATGAGGAGTATGTAACTTATGTTCAATTTCTATATGAAAGTAGACAATACATTAAAGCACTCAGCATAGAGCCATCTGATAAACATGCGTTACTTGAACAAATTTTATCAGACACATATTTAGATGAGAATAAGCAACATGAATTCATCCGATGGCTTCAATCACAGGTTTAATGAAGAATGGGGGAATTTGATATATGCGCAAAGTATTAATATTCGCAATAGCGGGATTTTTAGCACAACTTGTAGATGGGTCACTCGGCATGGGATTTGGTGCATCATCATCCATTTTACTCACTTATGGTATTGCGCCAGCAGTAGTTTCTGCAACAGTTCATTTCTCAGAAATTGCTACCACTGCAGCTTCTGGTACATCTCATTGGAAATTTGAAAATGTTCATAAGCCAACGATGTTAAAGCTTGCGATACCTGGTTCTATTTCAGCCTTCATAGGTGCAGGCGTTTTAACGTTTATTCACGGTAATTATATTAAACCATTCATTGCACTCTTTTTATTAAGCATGGGATTCTATATTTTATATCAATTCTTATTTAAAAGAACACATGAACACCATACGCATGTTGGTGATTTGAGTAGTTTCAAAGTGATTCCACAAGGTGCGATTGCAGGCTTCTTAGATGCTATCGGTGGTGGAGGCTGGGGCCCAGTGAATACACCGCTCTTACTTTCAAGCAAGAAAATTCAACCACGTTATGCGATTGGTACGGTTTCAGCTAGTGAATTCTTTGTTACATCTTCTGCAGCAATAAGTTTTATTATATTTTTAGGATTAACTCAGATTAACTGGTTTGCTGTCATTGCACTAAGTGTTGGTGGCATGCTAGCTGCTCCAATTTCAGCATATTTAGTTAAAATTTTACCTATAAATATTTTAGCAATATGTGTGGGTGGGTTAATTATTTTCACAAATAGTAATGCATTATTAAGTTATTTTATTAAAGATACAACAATCTCAAATACAGTTAGATGTATTATTTTAGCAGCAATTATTGTTTTACCCATCGTTCAGGTGATTCGAAACAAGAAATTGTCTTTTTCTTACAAGAAAAGCCGAGTAAACAAATATAATTAATTGGATAAAGGGGTTATAAAACGATGTCTAAAAATGAAGAAGTAATTAACTATACAATTCAACCACATGGTTGTGAATTAATTAACCGAGTTGTTGAAGGTGAAGAAAGAGAACGTTTAATTAATGAAGCATCATCATATAAATCGATTACTTTGAATCCTTGGGGTATTTCAGATTTAGAATTAATTGGTATTGGTGGTTTTAGTCCATTAACAGGATTTATGAATAAAGCAGACTATACCAAAGTAGTCGAAGATACTCATTTAGAAAATGGATTAGTATGGAGTATTCCCATTACTTTACCAGTATCTGAAGAAGAAGCGAATCAATTAGAAATTGGTGATGACATTGCTTTATACGGTGAAGATGGCGAATTATATGGAACATTAAAATTAGAAGAGAAATATACGTATGATAAAGAAAAAGAAGCAAAATTAGTCTATGGAACTACTGAAGAACAACATCCAGGTGTCAAAAAGTGTATGAAAAAGGTGATGTGTACTTAGCTGGACCTATTCAATTAATCAATCGCCCTAAACATGATGAATTTTCTGATTATCATCTAGATCCATCTGAAACAAGACAATTATTCCATGATTTAGGTTGGAAAACGGTTGTCGGATTCCAAACTAGAAATCCAGTTCATCGTGCACATGAATATATCCAGAAATCAGCTTTAGAAATTGTAGATGGATTACTTCTCAATCCTTTAGTTGGAGAAACTAAATCAGATGATATACCTGCTGATGTTCGTATGGAAAGTTATCAAGCTATCCTCAAAAATTATTTCCCTGAAAATAGAGCACGACTAGTGATTTATCCTGCAGCAATGCGCTATGCGGGCCCTCGTGAAGCAATATTGCACGCAACAGTGCGTAAGAATTATGGTTGTACACACTTTATAATGGGACGTGATCATGCGGGTGTGGGTGATTACTATGGCACATATGAAGCGCAAGAGCTTATCACTCAATTTGAAGATGAACTAGATATTCAAATCTTAAAATTTGAACATGCTTTTTATTGTGAAGCATGCGTTAATATGGCGACGGCTAAGACGTGCCCTCATGATGCCTCTCAACATTTACATTTAAGCGGTACAAAAGTTAGAGAAAAATTACGTAACGGAGAATCCTTGCCGACTCAATTTTCAAGACCAGAAGTCGCTGAAGTACTAATTAGAGGTTTACGAGAAAAATAATAAAGTAAAAGGAGAGATAGCATGAGTGAATCTAACAATATTACTTGGCATGATTCAGAAGTGACGAAAGAAGAAAGACAAAATTGTAATGGTCATAAAAGTGCAGTTATTTGGTTTACGGGGTTATCTGGTTCAGGTAAATCGACCGTTTCTGTCGCTTTAGAAAAAGCGCTATTCAATGAAGGAAAGCAAACATATCGTTTAGACGGGGATAATGTGCGTCATGGTCTTAATAAAAATTTAGGATTTAGTCCTGAAGATCGTACTGAAAACATACGCCGTATAGGTGAAGTTGCCAAACTCATGGTTGATGCAGGTTCAATCACTGTGACAGCTTTCATTTCACCGTATAAACAAGATCGCGATAATGTACGCGCGATTCTCGAAGATGATGAATTTATAGAAGTATATACGAAATGTAGTGTTGAAGAATGTGAGAACCGCGATCCTAAAGGATTGTATAAGAAAGCACGCTCTGGAGAAATTCCTGAGTTTACAGGTATTAGCGCCCCTTATGAAGCTCCAGATCATCCAGAAATCATTTTAGATACTGAACATGAATCAATTAATCAATCAGTTGATCGTGTGATTCAATACCTTAAGCAACATCAATATATTTAACTAACAAGCATGTATGTCAATGAACATACATGCTTTATGTTTGAATTGTTATATGTCTATACATATTTTTTATTTTGAAAATCTTTGTTACAATTATGGAAAGCGCTTACAAAATACGAGGGAATTTAACGAGTATGATGAGGCATGACTTATCGGGGGATGATTAAAATTTTATACATCTGTGTATAGTAATACTTATTAAACCAACGTATGACATAGCGGAGTTAATAAAAGGGGATGTTAAATATGCATGGAGATAATATATGGTTAACGATGATTGGGTTAGCGATTATTGTTTCAATTGTAGGTTTACTCATAGCGAAGA
Proteins encoded in this region:
- a CDS encoding phosphoadenylyl-sulfate reductase, with protein sequence MSVDKITYDSFTGDPFIDTIDADDQTKGAYQILEWAYQIYGDDIVYSCSFGAESMVLIDLIYQIKPDAQIVFLDTDLHFQETYDLIDRVKEKYPRLRIKMKKPELTLEEQANKYNPALWKNNPNQCCYIRKIKPLEEVLSGVVAWVSGLRRAQSPTRANTDFINKDERFKSVKVCPLIYWTEDEVWDYIKSNDLPYNELHDQHYPSIGCIPCTAPVFDSNDSRAGRWSNFEKTECGLHVADKP
- a CDS encoding assimilatory sulfite reductase (NADPH) flavoprotein subunit yields the protein MNLSVTNSPFTEGQAAQINELLQTLTPEQQTWLSGYLMANQSSNATSEGASDNIASSSTSSVSQETEAMLHRKEPEVTPEQRSITILYGSETGNAQGLAEIFEERLSNIGNDVTLKSMDDFKPKDLKKVEDLFIVTATHGEGDPPDNAVELHEYIHGRKAPKLDGVRFSVLALGDQTYEFFCQTGKDFDNRLVELGAERIYDRVDCDVDYDEDAEKWMANVINAIDSTPAGTDSEQVVSESIKSAKEKKYSKSNPYEAEVLTNINLNGRGSNKETRHIELLLDNFGEEYEPGDCIVVLPQNDPALVDLLVSTLVWSPDTQVLINEDGDTLNFEDALTSHFEITKLTKPLVENAATFFNNDELSEKVQDKEWIQNYIEGRDLIDLLNDFATTELQPENMYQLLRKLPPREYSISSSYKATPDEVHITVGAVRYNAHGRDRTGVCSVQFAERIQEGDTVPIYLKRNPNFKFPQNEETPVIMIGPGTGVAPFRSYMQEREELGFEGHTWLFFGEQHFTTDFLYQTEWQEWLNDGTLSKLDVAFSRDTDQKVYVQHKIAENSEQFNQWIENGAAIYVCGDESKMAKDVHQAIRNVLVKEQNLSEEDAEEYLKQLKRDKRYQRDVY
- the cobA gene encoding uroporphyrinogen-III C-methyltransferase gives rise to the protein MGKVFLVGAGPGDPDLLTIKGLKAIKKADVILYDRLINKEILEFASPSTKFFYCGKDPNKHSLPQEETNKMMVTLAKKGHTVTRLKGGDPFVFGRGGEEAEVLANHNIPFEIVPGITSGIAAPAYAGIPVTHRDFSSSVAFVTAVNKSGMDKEQYWEHLANGPETLCVYMGVKRLPEICDLLTKHGRSSETPVALVHMGTSIRQKTITGTLGNIVDKAHQITNPAMIIIGDVVRMREKINWFVEQADVNKLSIPKVTSK
- a CDS encoding NAD(P)-binding protein encodes the protein MNMPLMLDLTNKKVVVVGGGKIATRRIKTLLNYTEHIHVVSPAITNQIAQWVETQRITYLEKCFEPTDIEEADMVIAATNHSEVNEEVRLSVPEHVLFNHAEQSELGNVTFPNVFRRDRLTISVSTEGASPKLGQRIINHLEDTYNEEYVTYVQFLYESRQYIKALSIEPSDKHALLEQILSDTYLDENKQHEFIRWLQSQV
- a CDS encoding sulfite exporter TauE/SafE family protein, translating into MRKVLIFAIAGFLAQLVDGSLGMGFGASSSILLTYGIAPAVVSATVHFSEIATTAASGTSHWKFENVHKPTMLKLAIPGSISAFIGAGVLTFIHGNYIKPFIALFLLSMGFYILYQFLFKRTHEHHTHVGDLSSFKVIPQGAIAGFLDAIGGGGWGPVNTPLLLSSKKIQPRYAIGTVSASEFFVTSSAAISFIIFLGLTQINWFAVIALSVGGMLAAPISAYLVKILPINILAICVGGLIIFTNSNALLSYFIKDTTISNTVRCIILAAIIVLPIVQVIRNKKLSFSYKKSRVNKYN
- the cysC gene encoding adenylyl-sulfate kinase, giving the protein MSESNNITWHDSEVTKEERQNCNGHKSAVIWFTGLSGSGKSTVSVALEKALFNEGKQTYRLDGDNVRHGLNKNLGFSPEDRTENIRRIGEVAKLMVDAGSITVTAFISPYKQDRDNVRAILEDDEFIEVYTKCSVEECENRDPKGLYKKARSGEIPEFTGISAPYEAPDHPEIILDTEHESINQSVDRVIQYLKQHQYI